From Glycine max cultivar Williams 82 chromosome 11, Glycine_max_v4.0, whole genome shotgun sequence, the proteins below share one genomic window:
- the LOC102669259 gene encoding uncharacterized protein — translation MTLKSPKAIWDYLKEEYAGDDRIRSMQVLNLRREFELQRMEELETIKEYSNKLLGIAKIKLLGSDFADSIIVEKILVTVPERYEASIASLENTKDLSKITLAEVLHALQAQEQQRLMRQDRVVEGALPAVIP, via the coding sequence ATGACTCTTAAATCACCCAAAGCAATTTGGGATTATCTGAAAGAGGAATACGCTGGAGATGATAGAATACGAAGCATGCAAGTGCTGAATTTAAGGAGGGAATTTGAGCTTCAAAGGATGGAAGAGTTAgagacaatcaaagaatactcaAACAAATTGTTGGGTATTGCCAAGATAAAATTGTTGGGAAGTGATTTTGCTGATTCGATAATTGTAGAGAAAATTTTGGTAACGGTGCCGGAGAGGTATGAAGCATCTATAGCTTCATTGGAGAACACAAAGGATCTATCGAAAATCACATTGGCAGAAGTGCTACATGCCCTGCAAGCTCAAGAGCAGCAAAGGTTGATGAGGCAAGATCGTGTTGTCGAAGGTGCTTTGCccgctgtcataccctaa